A genome region from Nitrososphaerota archaeon includes the following:
- a CDS encoding L-fucose/L-arabinose isomerase family protein: MKPKIGLMTLSLPRERVDLAIKWNKIAIEKIKEKNIDVIYKEELVYNIEDSLKTTKEFISKGVDCIIYLIGTWIYVPMIVNAALESNVPILLWSIKDPATFSLTGAGIAHGSLDEIGIKHKFIYGSPEDEDTLNKIITYAYASMLKNRLRKQKIGLIGGKPSGMYTTMVDMSQIKSLFGIEIEHVDQYRVFLEAENVNEKTINETYENIKKDFGKILCPEEKIRKSIRLYHALKKIINEDRYDFIAVKCEDEMLNYYVSYCLAVALLNDEGIVTACEGDLNAALTMQLLHMLSDEPVVFADVNDVDLDKKVLRLVNCGAIATKLAKSRKDIDLDLQYEYMGKQQGCTTVFCCKPGKVTLARLSRIKGKYVMLIAFGEAFEEPKEKFKETREKWPHAFIKIDGDIEKLLENIRSNHMHMVYGDYKDILIEFCKLMDIEPIII, translated from the coding sequence TTGAAACCTAAAATTGGTTTAATGACTTTATCTCTTCCTAGAGAAAGGGTAGATTTAGCTATTAAATGGAATAAAATTGCTATTGAAAAAATTAAAGAAAAAAATATCGATGTTATTTATAAAGAAGAGCTTGTTTATAATATTGAAGATTCTTTAAAAACTACAAAAGAATTCATTTCAAAAGGAGTAGATTGTATAATTTATTTGATTGGAACATGGATATATGTTCCAATGATTGTTAATGCAGCTTTAGAATCAAATGTTCCAATATTATTATGGAGTATAAAAGATCCAGCCACTTTCTCTCTTACTGGAGCAGGAATAGCACATGGTTCTCTTGATGAAATTGGAATAAAACATAAATTCATTTATGGTTCTCCTGAAGATGAAGATACTTTAAATAAAATTATTACATATGCTTATGCTTCAATGTTAAAAAATAGGCTTAGAAAACAAAAAATTGGATTAATAGGTGGAAAACCATCTGGAATGTATACAACAATGGTTGATATGTCTCAAATAAAATCTTTATTTGGTATAGAAATTGAACATGTTGATCAATATAGAGTTTTCTTGGAAGCTGAAAATGTAAATGAAAAAACTATAAATGAAACGTATGAAAATATTAAAAAAGATTTTGGAAAAATTTTATGTCCAGAAGAAAAAATCCGAAAGTCTATTAGACTTTATCATGCATTAAAGAAAATAATAAATGAAGATAGATATGATTTTATAGCAGTTAAGTGTGAAGATGAAATGCTTAATTATTATGTTTCATATTGTTTAGCAGTTGCTTTACTCAATGATGAGGGAATAGTAACTGCTTGCGAAGGAGATTTAAATGCTGCTTTAACAATGCAATTGCTTCATATGCTTAGTGATGAACCTGTAGTTTTTGCTGATGTAAATGATGTAGATTTAGATAAAAAAGTTTTAAGACTTGTTAATTGTGGAGCAATAGCTACAAAATTAGCTAAATCTAGGAAAGATATTGACCTTGATCTTCAATATGAATATATGGGAAAGCAACAAGGATGTACAACAGTTTTTTGCTGTAAGCCTGGAAAAGTTACATTAGCTAGATTAAGTAGAATTAAAGGGAAATATGTTATGCTAATTGCTTTTGGAGAGGCTTTTGAAGAACCTAAAGAAAAATTTAAAGAAACAAGAGAGAAATGGCCTCATGCATTCATTAAAATTGA
- a CDS encoding DMT family transporter — translation MGKNIKNIYFPLLIAVIAISSSSIFIRLSNAPSLIIAAYRLGIASIILFPFMIYYNSNISKKYSKEDLLKIFFISFFLSIHFASWITSLNYTSIANSVIIVNTSPIFVAIFSHYILKEKINYNTIIGIIVALIGTIIIAIGDYGINRSNLLGDIYALIGAIALSIYIIGGRDIRKRMNLYLYVTPVYAISAIFLIIACIFLKIQLYPYPLREYFIFFLLAIIPTIFGHTIYNWILKNVKATIVAISLLGEPIGSTILAIIIFNEIPGFLTFVGGPITLIGIYIAMRKIY, via the coding sequence ATGGGAAAAAATATTAAAAATATCTATTTTCCATTATTAATTGCCGTAATAGCAATATCTTCTTCTTCAATATTTATTAGATTAAGTAATGCTCCATCATTAATTATCGCAGCATATAGGCTTGGAATAGCTTCAATAATCCTTTTCCCATTTATGATTTATTATAATTCAAACATTTCTAAAAAATATTCTAAAGAAGATTTATTAAAAATATTTTTTATTAGTTTTTTTCTATCAATACATTTTGCATCATGGATAACATCTTTAAATTATACTTCTATTGCAAATTCTGTAATAATTGTTAATACTTCACCAATATTTGTTGCAATTTTCTCACATTATATCTTAAAGGAAAAAATAAATTATAATACTATTATAGGGATTATAGTAGCACTTATTGGAACAATAATTATAGCTATTGGAGATTATGGAATTAATAGAAGCAATTTATTAGGAGACATTTATGCATTAATAGGAGCAATAGCTCTTTCAATATATATCATAGGTGGGAGAGATATAAGAAAAAGAATGAATTTATATTTATATGTTACACCAGTTTATGCTATATCTGCAATATTTTTAATAATAGCTTGTATATTTTTAAAAATACAATTATATCCTTATCCATTAAGAGAATATTTCATTTTCTTTTTACTTGCAATAATTCCAACAATTTTTGGACATACAATTTATAATTGGATTTTAAAGAATGTTAAAGCAACAATAGTAGCTATAAGTTTATTAGGTGAACCAATTGGATCAACAATATTAGCAATAATAATATTTAATGAAATACCTGGATTTTTAACTTTTGTAGGTGGTCCAATAACTTTAATTGGAATATATATTGCTATGAGAAAAATTTATTAA
- a CDS encoding MBL fold metallo-hydrolase, with the protein MIEKVRIINLVDDSVDMEHPNILAKHGLALFIEIDFNEKEKINILMDTGPSPDIILHNAKELNIDLKKINIIVISHAHYDHTGGLIEILKQINKRILIIMHPNCLDLKFAEKPYLRYIGIPFKISEIEEAGGILLLSRKPVKITPEIIVSGEIERINEYEKVEDFLTLKNYEIIKDNLLEDQALFLKINNKGLLIITGCAHSGIINTIEYAKKITGLNKIYAILGGLHLINANEERLKVTINEIEKINPEKIFPCHCTGQKAIVEFIKNFKNKCIPIQAGQSIEL; encoded by the coding sequence ATGATTGAAAAGGTACGTATAATAAATCTTGTTGATGATTCTGTTGATATGGAGCATCCAAATATTTTAGCAAAACATGGATTAGCTTTATTTATAGAAATAGATTTTAATGAAAAAGAGAAAATAAATATTTTAATGGATACTGGCCCTTCTCCAGATATAATTTTACATAATGCAAAAGAATTAAATATTGATTTAAAGAAAATAAACATAATCGTAATTAGTCATGCACATTATGATCATACTGGTGGATTAATAGAAATTTTAAAACAAATAAATAAAAGAATATTGATTATAATGCATCCTAATTGCTTAGATTTAAAATTTGCTGAAAAACCTTATTTAAGATACATAGGTATTCCATTTAAAATTTCAGAAATAGAAGAAGCAGGTGGAATACTATTATTATCTCGTAAGCCAGTAAAAATAACTCCTGAAATAATCGTAAGTGGTGAAATAGAAAGGATTAATGAATATGAAAAAGTAGAAGATTTTTTAACTTTAAAAAATTATGAAATTATTAAAGATAATCTTTTAGAAGATCAAGCACTTTTTCTTAAAATTAATAATAAAGGATTATTAATTATTACAGGTTGTGCACATTCTGGAATAATTAATACAATTGAATATGCTAAAAAAATTACTGGTTTAAATAAAATATATGCAATTTTAGGGGGGCTTCATTTAATAAATGCTAATGAAGAAAGATTAAAAGTAACAATTAATGAAATTGAAAAAATAAATCCTGAAAAAATTTTTCCTTGTCATTGTACTGGACAAAAGGCAATAGTAGAATTCATTAAAAATTTTAAAAATAAATGCATTCCAATTCAAGCAGGACAAAGCATCGAATTATAA